A part of Crassostrea angulata isolate pt1a10 chromosome 5, ASM2561291v2, whole genome shotgun sequence genomic DNA contains:
- the LOC128185551 gene encoding uncharacterized protein LOC128185551, whose product MVNLAVDNGLMSCFTNNTCIAECYQGYIFPSGNMKESYSCQNGNLTPMLSTCKRIPVVNVTYSAIWTFAEIVTSTCSNISSRLDNVKEVLEETLSGNCRLLNIKSTVMLTYSLFAFKVNAQFTAVYLNFTNRQSFDICISYNTAAFPNLRIIKSLFDDVYCGTLISSKIIYNKFVVEDILEYCDDTMGIHNVTTEPGKLELYCDVRDKLITFETPILEKTTSSFTAVNDDINTSDFSNMHQTSTEFFSRQANSSNSNWKTSIYILAPAAAVFLILCVAIFLVRLKKRAQDQKREKSYETIINGGQTQYINMADNTHTYDVIGYRRERRQESRS is encoded by the exons atGGTAAACCTGGCTGTAGATAACGGTTTGATGTCGTGCTTTACCAATAACACGTGTATTGCTGAATGCTACCAGGGATACATATTTCCTAGTGGCAACATGAAGGAGTCATACAGTTGTCAGAATGGAAATTTGACGCCTATGTTATCAACCTGCAAGC GTATTCCTGTAGTTAATGTTACCTATTCAGCTATTTGGACTTTTGCGGAAATTGTAACTTCAACTTGTAGCAACATCTCATCACGATTAGACAATGTCAAGGAAGTGTTAGAAGAGACACTCTCGGGAAACTGCCGGCTATTGAATATCAAGTCTACAGTCATGTTAACATATTCTCTGTTTGCCTTTAAG GTCAACGCACAATTTACAGCAGTATATCTAAACTTCACGAACAGACAGAGTTTTGACATTtgcatttcgtataatacagcaGCTTTTCCAAATCTACGTATCATTAAATCATTGTTTGACGATGTTTATTGCGGAACCTTAATCTCAAGTAAAATAATCTACAATAAATTCGTCGTGGAAGATATACTTGAATACTGCGATGATACCATGGGGATCCACAACGTGACGACTGAACCTGGCAAATTGGAACTTTATTGTG ACGTTAGAGACAAACTGATAACCTTCGAAACACCAATCCTAGAAAAAACCACTTCTTCATTTACAGCTGTAAATGATGACATAAATACTTCTGATTTTTCAAACATGCACCAGACTTCAACTGAGTTTTTTTCTAGGCAAGCAAACTCAAGCAATTCGAATTGGAAAACTA GTATTTACATTTTGGCTCCAGCTGCTGCTGTTTTTCTGATACTTTGCGTTGCCATTTTTTTAGTTCGTCTTAAAAAGCG TGCCCAAGACCAAAAGAGAGAAAAATCATATGAGACGATAATAAATGGTGGACAGACACAGTATATCAACATGGCAGATAATACACATACTTATGACGTAATCGGATACAGAAGGGAGCGGAGACAGGAAAGTCGCTCCTAA
- the LOC128185552 gene encoding uncharacterized protein LOC128185552, which translates to MNCPLLTTRNNTLLKLFRVLGQVSISNILDMASISRERLLLLLFLISDGAGNTMVNKCKDLASTKSIPVVSFCNDQNMELNSQITLDAYQPSFGASAPFCMCEVKILSTQTFSSLYVSQESTIIPPGDCGLQIEIANATQTIRTVQCSTIVDTEYTLDLYQGSSIVISLANISESWSDGFCFRLSLRFEKSPISVQCFNPGVTIVPSQPYTTDTPTTSTTVSSVTTSTVTSHVTSSVKSTTSTSSTVSSGTTQTEFSQTTATSTSYSTSSGDVLSSTVTDTEKVESTMGVSTGTTTLVKTSSVGKEDVTSNVKKVIHTSDFNILYAVIPVIGVILIGILCLVFIWYRRRRDAKERMSSRERLQTSTASSSNGTDTHPQNKAYRETHTANHRMKNDPEFYYYDDQPTQQTALYATVYKGATSKENNPKRTSHYVRNKEGKDIPRSNLGLDQTARNTSRGSSNDNSVVYVTVNGGKRFIL; encoded by the exons ATGAACTGCCCTTTGTTGACTACACGCAACAATACTTTACTCAAACTCTTCCGGGTATTAGGACAAGTTTCGATTAGTAATATTTTGGATATGGCGTCGATTTCGAGAGAAAGGTTGTTGCTATTGCTGTTCCTAATATCTG ATGGTGCTGGAAACACGATGGTAAACAAGTGCAAAGATTTGGCCAGTACAAAATCAATACCAG TTGTTTCATTTTGCAACGATCAGAACATGGAATTGAACTCTCAAATTACACTTGACGCCTACCAGCCTTCTTTTGGTGCAAGTGCTCCCTTCTGTATGTGTGAGGTCAAAATATTGAGCACACAGACATTTTCGAGTCTTTACGTTTCACAGGAAAGTACCATCATACCTCCAGGAGACTGTGGATTACAAATAGAGATAGCAAATGCTACACAAACTATCCGAACTGTTCAATGTTCTACCATAGTAGATACAGAGTATACACTCGATCTCTATCAAGGTTCCAGTATTGTGATTTCTTTGGCTAATATTTCCGAATCCTGGTCTGATGGATTTTGTTTTCGTCTCTCGTTGAGGTTTG AGAAATCCCCTATAAGCGTGCAGTGTTTTAATCCTGGGGTAACCATCGTCCCTTCCCAACCCTATACCACGGACACACCAACAACTTCCACCACTGTTTCATCTGTTACTACATCAACTGTGACATCACATGTGACGTCGAGCGTGAAATCAACTACATCAACGTCCAGTACGGTATCATCGGGCACTACGCAAACTGAGTTTTCCCAAACGACAGCTACATCAACATCTTACAGCACATCATCTGGCGATGTACTTTCCTCGACAGTCACAGACACTGAGAAAGTGGAATCAACAATGGGTGTCAGTACAGGCACAACGACCCTTGTAAAGACATCTTCAGTGGGCAAGGAAGATGTTACTTCAAACGTCAAAAAAGTTATTCATACCTCAGATTTCAATA TTTTATATGCTGTTATACCAGTGATTGGAGTCATTTTGATTGGAATTCTCTGTCTCGTCTTCATATGGTATAGAAG GCGACGTGACGCAAAGGAACGAATGTCCAGTCGGGAACGATTACAAACGTCAACAGCCTCCTCATCTAACGGAACGGATACACATCCACAGAATAAAGCATACAGAGAAACACACACTGCAAACCACAGAATGAAAAACGATCCTGAATTTTACTATTACGACGACCAACCTACACAGCAAACAGCGTTGTATGCGACCGTGTACAAGGGAGCGACATCAAAGGAAAACAATCCAAAAAGAACCAGCCATTATGTGAGGAATAAAGAGGGAAAAGACATCCCAAGAAGTAATTTGGGACTAGATCAAACGGCAAGAAATACTTCAAGGGGAAGTTCTAACGACAATTCAGTTGTTTATGTGACTGTTAACGGCGGCAAGAGATTCATTTTATAG